The following are encoded together in the Conger conger chromosome 11, fConCon1.1, whole genome shotgun sequence genome:
- the LOC133139846 gene encoding sphingomyelin phosphodiesterase 4-like: protein MAPPLQQPHFLLANLKTDWAIKPLLQRCQELVKVIDDQPAKELHLIFPWLVESIFGSLDGVIGGWNLRFLQARNNEYNIAMQFLDPSGPMMKLVYKLQAEEYKYDVPVTCLPGPLKASIQEGTIPDCPLFHKLQLPLSGQMSVSLSFNPFEYYMFYFSLSLITQRNHPGGLHVSTSDSAYFTLVDIYLKYFLPTEGNVPLSPFSDIRATVPPPAPRSPSAPIAGYGISSTRLLKRHISHQPSGSVDPAAQEIWRTETLLQMFVEIWLHHYSLEMYQKLQSPQAKEPFSPTEEHVLVVRLLVKHLHTFSNSLKPEPASPSPSAQPQASPLEEFKRVVISRFVQQKLYIFLQHCFGHWPLDASFRAVLETWLSYIQPWRYTSEKSNPSLDSQNKNVPEKWATFVQENLLMYTKLFQGFLNRAVRTDLVNSKNALMVFRVAKVFAQPNLSEMIQKGEQLFLEPEDVLHHRHQRLFLSPAHGGSFLSSRQPAEADAVFKVKSHVYSLEGQDCQYKQMFGTEQRNAVMQLVQLLAQAQQTTKRLSDCSGEAAAKQSFLSWFGVGSSDLNSTYTGGELDETGESGKKTHEHLERALDYLCQIFRLNAGQVCQLIENMAAAKNDVGSKQLPDCIQGQNGLILTDLGRMQIINGLRRFEIEYQGDPELQPIRSYENAFLVRLLFWIASLVNQRFGGHMGALCVRGDFLGRLGQYYFMSDTSAERCSKSPVTRRSLERHPGPRLSLRLFASYRTILAILLLYLLGALFSLSALSSTGLILMATFIHGLFMTVLPEKQKKQ from the exons ATGGCCCCTCCCTTGCAACAGCCACATTTCCTACTG GCCAATTTGAAAACTGACTGGGCAATCAAGCCTCTTCTTCAGCGATGTCAAGAGTTGGTGAAGGTGATCGATGACCAACCTGCCAAG GAGCTACACCTGATCTTCCCTTGGCTGGTAGAGAGCATATTTGGCAGTCTTGACGGTGTCATTGGAGGGTGGAACCTACGGTTTCTGCAGGCTCGTAACAATGAGTATAATATCGCCATGCAGTTCCTAGACCCCAG TGGCCCAATGATGAAACTTGTGTACAAGCTTCAAGCAGAAGAGTACAAGTATGATGTCCCAGTCACTTGTCTCCCT GGACCTTTGAAGGCATCCATTCAGGAAGGCACCATCCCTGATTGTCCACTTTTTCATAAGCtgcagctccctctctctggccaGATGAGTGTCAGTCTGTCCTTTA ATCCCTTTGAATATTACATGTTTTATTTCTCCCTAAGCCTCATAACACAAAGG AATCACCCCGGTGGGCTGCATGTTAGCACATCTGACAGTGCCTACTTCACTCTGGTGGACATCTACCTGAAGTACTTCTTGCCCACTGAGGGCAACGTACCTCTGTCGCCTTTCTCAGACATCAGGGCCACGGTTCCACCACCTGCACCCAg GTCCCCCAGTGCTCCGATTGCTGGGTACGGTATCTCCAGCACCAGGCTGCTGAAGCGCCACATCTCCCATCAGCCCTCTGGCAGCGTCGACCCTGCGGCCCAGGAGATCTGGAGGACCGAGACCCTGCTGCAG ATGTTTGTGGAGATATGGCTGCACCACTATTCTCTGGAGATGTACCAGAAGCTCCAGTCCCCTCAGGCCAAG GAGCCCTTCAGCCCCACCGAAGAGCACGTGCTGGTGGTGAGACTGCTGGtcaaacacctgcacaccttCTCCAACAGCCTGAAGCCCGAGCCGGCCTCCCCCTCACCTTCTGCCCAGCCCCAGGCCAGCCCCCTGGAGGAGTTTAAACG GGTGGTAATCTCCCGATTTGTGCAGCAGAAACTGTACATCTTCCTCCAGCATTGCTTTGGTCACTGGCCCCTGGACGCCTCCTTCAGAGCA GTGCTAGAAACATGGCTAAGTtatatccagccctggaggtaCACTTCTGAAAAGAGCAATCCCTCATTGGACAGTCAGAACAAAAATGTCCCTGAGAAATG GGCCACCTTCGTACAGGAGAATCTGCTGATGTACACCAAGCTGTTTCAGGGTTTCTTAAACCGAGCAGTGCGCACGGACCTGGTCAACAGCAAAAACGCACTCATGGTGTTCAGGGTGGCCAAAGTTTTTGCTCAGCCCAACCTGTCAGAAATGATCCAGAAAG GAGAGCAGCTCTTCCTGGAACCGGAGGACGTTctccaccaccgccaccagcggCTGTTTCTCAGCCCCGCCCACGGCGGCAGCTTCCTGTCTTCACGGCAACCTGCGGAGGCCGACGCCGTCTTCAAGGTCAAGAGCCATGTCTACAGCCTGGAGGGGCAGGACTGCCAGTACAAACAGATGTTTGGGACAGAGCAGCGTAATGCG GTGATGCAGCTGGTGCAGCTGCTGGCCCAGGCGCAGCAGACCACAAAGCGCCTGTCGGACTGCTCGGGGGAGGCCGCTGCCAAGCAGTCCTTCCTCTCCTGGTTCGGCGTGGGTTCGTCTGACCTTAACAGCACCTACACGGGAGGAGAGCTGGACGAGACGGGCGAGAGCGGGAAGAAGACCCACGAGCATCTGGAGAGGGCTCTGGACTATCTCTGTCAGATATTTCGG CTGAATGCTGGCCAGGTGTGTCAGCTGATAGAAAACATGGCAGCTGCAAAGAATGATGTGGGCTCCAAGCAGCTTCCTGACTGCATTCAAGGACAAAATGGGCTGATCCTCACTGACCTGGGCAGGATGCAG ATTATCAATGGACTGCGCAGATTTGAGATTGAATATCAAGGGGACCCAGAACTACAGCCCATAAGAAGTTATGAGAACGCATTTTTAGTACGGCTGCTGTTTTGGATAGCATCGCTTGTAAACCAGCGG TTTGGAGGGCACATgggtgcactgtgtgtgagaggagactTTCTGGGCCGTCTGGGGCAGTACTACTTCATGAGCGACACGTCCGCAGAGAGGTGCTCGAAGAGCCCAGTGACGCGGCGTAGCCTGGAACGCCACCCGGGCCCCCGCCTCAGCCTCCGCCTGTTCGCCAGCTATCGCACCATCCTCGCCATCCTCCTGCTGTACCTGCTGGGGGCGCTCTTCTCCCTCAGCGCTCTGTCCAGTACGGGCCTCATACTGATGGCCACGTTCATTCACGGACTTTTCATGACTGTCCTGcctgaaaagcagaaaaaacaaTAG